aggaaGTTTGAACGAAGGATTCGAACTGCtacacattaaaattgtattatatgataattatacataaacgaATACCAATAATTGTTACGAAAGtacagtcttaaaaaaaaaaaaattattaaataaaagtaaaaatatttggaatgtttcaattttaaaatgtacacttgATTTTAAGAATCATTTGTATTACTACTTTGCGACAATTGTGcagtattgattttaatttcaggAGTCATCAAATCTTTTTTGACCTGTATACGTTGTTTGAATCCTGCATAAACTCTTCGTTGCTGTATTGGAGACTGTCCATTGTGTGTTATGTTACTTCGAATTTCCATAGACTTTTGTGGTGgtatttttaccattttcttGGAGGTTTGTAGAATACTATAAGGGCGGTACCGTACATTCAAAGATTGATTTTTTGgagatttattttgaattaaacctaaacctaattaataaataaaattaattttagtttttaataaaatatatttattgtacaatactTGAGTGAATATTTGACAGAAATTGTGGTTTCCGAACATTTTGCGTCAATTGTGGTTTAGTAGCTTCAGGACTTTTAGAGCTTTTCACTTCCTCAggaattttgatattatcttcGATTAATTCTACATCAACGTcatcatcatttttttcttctttaattTCAGTAACAGCTAAAAGTGTAATCATTATAAAGTTAAAAGGCCACATAACacagaatattttgtatttaaattatttgtttttatattataagaaatatggTACTGGTCCAATTTTTCAAAGGGTTATGAGGAGTTGAAGATGAATGATACTGAGATATCTTTAGACTGGACACCATACAGATTCAGATTGTgcatactttatataatatgtcatcctcagcacaaaaatcaaaaatataattttataactagtttatacaatattgttcaaaaattgGATGTTTCATGGTAATTTGTTTCCTTGAAGTGTCTAACAATGGAATAGTTTGGAAAAACTGTGCAGCCTCAGAATGATAGGACCTCTGTGATTCGCTGCAGAAATTGGCAGCCAACGAGACTGTAGATGCATTTCCGTTGAGATTTTTACCAAACttatttggaataaaatatagtagttatgctaggtactaggtaggtctACAGGATAATCATACTTAACACTTAATATGTTGATCTATACATCTATGTCTATTGTCAATTTAATCATGTGTTGTggatttataaattcaataagcTTCTATATAAGCATAATACTGTATGACATGTGAGTACTTGTAAGCAGTAAATAAatctaattacaataaaaattctctacatataacaataaaaatatatgtatttttttcttcaaaaaatgattataacacGTTTGAATATACTATTTCCTGTGTTGaaaaaattaggtattaaaaaaaaaattcctaaaaatttaaatttatacttgtaGGAGACGCTGACAAATATCTAATAGTTTAATCGTTACACTGATCAAGTTATAGTGCATTGAATAACAGGGTGTCTACATTCCTATTGGCATCATTCAACATACTATGTGAACAAATGTTAAATTACACCAATTAGCGTTGTACAAAGTAAAGTgtgttgaaaaacaaaaaaaattttaaatacaatttatattatgttcaaaatctATGAAGCATGAAAAAAGTTTANNNNNNNNNNNNNNNNNNNNNNNNNNNNNNNNNNNNNNNNNNNNNNNNNNaaatatttgatttattttgagctctttacggacattttcattttccatttttttttagttttttttctaaaaatatcaataaaattttatttgttggataaaaaagcttgaaaatttaatagaaggctcgtagtatattgtttcaaaggcagatgaaaaatattaaaaatcgttagtcacagtttttttttataagcatttaaagttcaaaaaatgacaaaatatggaaaaatcacgaaaatttgcaaattatttcgagttagaaattcataaaaatttttctttttaaatctaagatatgaaaatgtaatacaagattcgttataagattatctacctttatcaaacaaaaaatatctataagaaagtcaaattaaatttttatgatcgtttgaaattcaaatttttacaacattggatattcactcgatttctcatgtagcgatttccttattttgttgtaattcaaaaacgaataactgcagatacatgaaaattttactgaatgtttatattagcatttcctatacaccataaaattttgaaaataatttgattctttttgagctgtgtacagacatggtcagttttcaatttttttagtttttttttctataaatatcaataaagttttatctgttgggccaaaaagtgtataaatttaatacaaagctcctgatatattgttacaatatcagttgaaaaatattaaaaatacataggcacaatttttttttataagcatttaaagatcaaattttgacaaaaNNNNNNNNNNNNNNNNNNNNNNNNNNNNNNNNNNNNNNNNNNNNNNNNNNTTAAtaattgatgtaaaaaaaatcaagcttAATATATTCCtgaaaatgccaaaaatatttttagcagttattattttatacgatctttttttttagttgaaaaatatttttaatatttttaaaaattgttataaattgtaatacaataattttctttaatatccAACACTGATATTGAGGTAAACTAGCCCCCTCCATAtaaattatgcaatattataattgagaaaataactattaattttataatttttttaataatcataaaaaaacactGGTGAACTTGTTTCTTCTGTATAGTAGGTTCCGAGAGtaggtaatatacctagttaattgAATGAGGTAATGAGTAGGCTGTAATGAAtgagtttgaaatttgaatcaatgataaatcataataggtataaaaaaaccaATTCGAACCATTTCGAGAACAGATGGACCAGTCAATGTCTAAGGAtaactatttacattattatacatgtattacatttttataattagtaattacttaatTCGCTGTGTTGAACTCATTTTTGCTAATTGAAATACATATATCCAAATGGCCCTATAGAATAGTGTAAACAGGGCCAAGGTACAAATACCtagtcaataatttaaaattagtctaaatatttggaatatatatatattatgttctatagaATTAGAAAATGatgtaatattaggtacctaataatatagtaatggcGGAAAATTTGAAGTATctacgatttatatttttgaattatagcgAGATAACTAACAAGTATTTAACAGTGTTTGGATAAAAATTTGGTGGTAACCTGGCTAtctaaacttataaattaaaaataatcataacaaaaaagttaaaataaaattataatttcacgatatcataaaatattgacgTACCCTTGAAATGTGGTACCTAAGCctcctatatatcaaataagcTCCCCCCTGATTGCACATGGAATCGAAGCCCCCGCTCacattggttttaataatgttagcccCGCTGAAATTGTAATGGATTCCACCTATAGGGTGCCCCCCTAAACCcgtggcgtatttagtattttttgtagggggcggatgacgagaattttagcttacagattacgatgtaataattataatataataatagacatgtatttaaagagccatgggggTGGATTTGTCCACATATCcacccccgtaaatacgcccctgcaGCCCTAAACATTTCCCCATTGGTGCTGGATATGTAAgctatgaaataattttgattgttatgacttatgaaggATTGAAATCGCGTATTATGGTTTCAACTGTTTCAAGGCCTATAATAAAGTACCTTTGGGGGACGGATTGGCCGAGCGACGCGCACCGACGTcggttcaaaacctcggccgcgggcggcatttttgtttgggcaagtcacggtgtccggagagaagtgccgccattCTTCACCCGAGCATGGCACATACCTATAATGGGTGACCAcaaaaaaatctgccaaactaaCAAACACACGTCGTGTTTAaccctacagtaccctccctcacagttaaaaaccacccaatggcctaagtaaCCGCgggctaataaaaaaaataataataataataataaaaataaagtacctatacggctataccaaataggattgtttttttgtttttaagtttagaTTTGCGTCCACAAACATCAGTTACAAGAAACAATACACTTACAAATAATTGCTTGGAAAACCATACATGCAGTATGCATGTCATTATTGttgggttataacttatagattCCATTCAATCAGAGCTTAACAACATACATCTTACACATTTTGACACACATGCAGATGTTGTTACAAgaagtatttgataaaatacatttataaatatcatagtaATTTTAGCTTtccatttgataataatataatattataatgtatgtttaataaattaatatcaattgctttcaaaaataatttttcaatgtaatgaaaatgtatggtaattattaatcttatttcttatattcttacttaaccaacaatattatagggGAGGGCAGATTTAAACATCAAACCCCCACCCCTAACTACACTACTGGGTAATCCGTCACAATTTCATTATTCAATGTGACTGGAATGAattggaaatatttaatttgattgctaaacatatataaatatataaatatttgatatactttatagaatatttatattataacgactcattaatatttgttggaaTTACGTTATACAATGTAactatagaattataattatttataatgatataaaaattttacGTTACCTATACGGTTGTCTGTTACTCGTTTATTGTGAACCATAGTATACTGTGGGGAAATTACAATACCTATCTATcgggtaaatattaataactcacCGATAAAAACCATTACATAAATGACGAACAATtgtatctaattttaaattaatatttaattgaaaagtttaaaatatattaaaagtgtaTGTTTGaatcaatcattattataatcagtacACAATTATTGCccaaaaaaccaaataatgaatcaagaatttttaatattttagagaaacgcaaataaaaatgaataggtcTACTTTTACATAGCTATGTacataattactaaataatataagtaatattatttatgtaattaaatcaataacattAGTCAATACCAACATGTAAACATGTTTGGGTCACAGTATTTATGTAGAGTAAAGACTATAATGAAAACTATGCAAATCTATTAAGATTGCCATTACAACTCATTGTCACTATACAATAAACATTGACCTGATTTTGACCATTTTAAAGGGACAATATAGTTAATAACAAGACGTCACGTTATCATTCTATTTCAACGAGAAATATTATATGGCGAGGAGACATTTCCAACGCAATTGGCTTATTAAATTCAATGTAAGTAGTAAATACTGTATAAAAGAATTGtacaacaaacattttataaataatacatttaaaatgtttaaagctTTAAACGTAATTCGAATTATTGGAGATTTGACTCcgcgaataaaaaataatatcagcgtacgaaaaaaaaaatatgctattataataaatgtactagatatattacacattaattaatattataataattataaaaacaatattgacttatattaatgtatattacaatatattcttTTACGTGTTAACTGTTAGGCCCCAAGTCACAGAATGATAACGGTTAAAATTGCACTCATTAACGAGTAACGACGAACAAATTGTCAACTAATGCATGGCGTGTGCACTTGGCCAGTGTTATGGCATTATTGGCATTGTGAGCGTGGATTCGAGTagaacattacaatataatattgttatggttTGATCAAACACAATTGCGTCatagatttaattaatacaCACTGATCGTGGAAAAAAGAACGACATGTAATTAATGTTAAACGGTAGGTAATAATGTTTCCAAACTGATTGCGTGATTTTgatgtaatatagttattaagaGTAAttgacgacataatattattatattaacatagtcACAATAACGACGAAACGGTGGTAGACGGTAGTCGGTGGACgttgaagtataataatataatatacgtatgcacaatatacgcgtaggtatattataatttataggtaatacttGTTCGGGTTCGATACGAAAATGAAATACTAATTAAACCATTGCCATTTACCGCGGATGTTTGTGTTTGCGACCAAAATAAACGCCTTTTaacgtgttataataataattattattattacggtgcGTGCGTAATGTgcgtgaaataattaaattaggttagaatattatatataaaatattatgcagaaTCCGATACAAAATCGAAACTATTTTGGGAAACTGaataatagtaaatacgtaCACAATTAATATACTCGTATCATTGTTTGTGTTGTGCCTGGACGTCTAGTTTCCGGTGATCGACGAGTCAAAACTCAAAGGTGCGAATGCGTAATGACTGCAGAAATGCCGAAGcggtatattatagtgtacctatagtgtCGGTCGTAAAAACGAGAAATAAATCGGAaagactatattaatattacatttttacagacACCgcattgcatattttttttacttttcattttCTTAATGGGACGTGACGAAAGGACGTCGTAGACGGGGCAAGACATTAAAATAACCAAAGAAACCGATGAACGGGCGAAAAACCCTTTTTTTTTCTCTGGCGATTTTTCTTCCGGGACAGtgatgggtgggtgggtgggtgggtggtttgCGCAAGAGTGAAAGGGGCGTGGAGACGAGAGCGCGTAAAATCTCGGCAGCTGTCTGTCCAGGTGTACGCAATTATCGTTGCGCACCACGACCGGGTGATGTGTTGGTGCCATTGACGTCTGGACGCGTGGCCACGGCCGAGGGGTCGGCGGTGCAAAGGGATACGCATGCGACTGCGACGACTACGACTACGACTAAGACGACGACGTCGTCTACGGGCGAGGGGGTCACAAACATACACACGCACACTtacgccataataataataatcacgtaACGGGTGCCGCTGCAGCTGGGACACGTTAATGGAGCTTTGCCCTGTGCCGTTGGAGTTGTCGTCTTAAAGACACGGTGACGGGGAAAGTGAAAAGGGCAAGAGTAccgtacattatatattattattattaatattatgcatcgtGTGTGTACTGTGAGTTCAGTGTTGTGAGGATATTAATTGTCGCGCGCACGCGCTCACGCACGCACGACACCTCTAAAATTCGTCCTTCTCTCGGTGTCGATCGCTCGCCGTCTCGCTCTGGCTGCGGTCGGCCGACGCGCAGCCGGCCCATGTTGCATAGCACGTGCCGCCCGTCGTCGGTCCCCCCAGGTCGACGAGGCTATTTATAGACACCGTAGGGTAAACAATCGGTCGGATCGACGACGACGCAGCGCCGCCGCACGCGTACATCGTACGACGCCTATGATGACGACGACACGACGATGAAGACTACCGGTGGCGCGcagaacatatttttaagactCGATTAAGTCTGACCGTTCCGGAGACGCGACAATAgcttttgtcatttttacgatTTGTGTATGACACACCGCACTCGGTTTGAAAACCTTTAAATGAACACTAACAACATCCTTGTCCGTAGATTTTCGCTGCTCAAGACTAGAGAAAAAGAATAAAACTCaaaatgtgatattattgatacacAGAAAACTCGTTTAAAAATCAAAGTCCGTCCGACGTGCAGACTACCACGTACAACACACCTGCCGCATAACGCTCTGAAATGAGAATTCACTAGATTGTATTCTCGCGCCAAAATCTTAAACGTTACGAAACAACGTacctaagtacatttttttttgaccgTCTGTAGAACGACGCGCTAGCAGTTGGACCATTTCCAACGACCTTACTCGGACGCACACATCAACTATCAGTTTTTCTGAATAGGAAGAAACGTTGTTCCATgttcgtatttataataatattgttaatattgttaacattgtacgaaataaattatgattattgtatagGCATGTATTTTGTTGTTGAAATTGAAGACAATTCTCTTATCCCATTCAATTGCTTAATGCTTTAATTCAACCAGGTAAAAACTTTGGTCGTTTGCGAATCGTGTAATTTAACGCAGTTCAGTGGCATGAACTCATATGATACAGCAATAACatactaaaaattacaattatattatctcaggttcaaaaaatatttatattttaaatacttaggtaatttaaaattcaaaaaatgttgtatttctCGTGAATgaccaataataatttattgacgtATCTAGTCAAACTATgacagttacatattatttaccttgacatttttatacaagaatttataattttggaattttctTGTGAATATAAATggcaaacaattaatatttaacacatctaGTGAAACTTGATAAACAgattttacctatttttttattgcaatagtTTTGCAAATTGCCTATAAAAGTGTAATTCGTAACAATAACGATGCGCAAACGGCCAAATGCCCGCGCAACGTGCAGATTTGTGTTCCAACAGATGAGCGATATAACTAACCTTGTATTATTAGCACGGACTACTacatagtattaattactttatttattacttattagctttAGTATTAGAATGAATTGgcctattatcaaacttgaaGTTAAGAACACTATCAGCTGTGACGTTTcctttttttacgatatttaaatttactcatAAGCATACTCATTTTCGtgcataaaaattgaaatatcggaAAAAAGTCAACGTACAAACGCAAAGAAGTTTGGTGAACGTAAATATTCTGTTGCACGaaagagaaaacaaacagtgtGCTGACAAccacttaaaacaaaaaaatatctccGGCTTATTCATAAACTGTGTTACTGCCTTATCAGATAGAACTCAAACCCGAAATGTTGGTTTACGTACAACTCGACGTACTACTCGACCAACTGTCTTAGAACGCGTTGTAaaaaacctataataaaaacaacatattataagtaatcatcgtatttatgattatttgggagcaattaaaagtatttaaaacgcGACTGAACGTTTATATACCTTACGTTTAATATTGAGCGTTTAATATTCCACTAATCGgtagtgattattttaaatgtttagtgttttactaatataattttcattttcctagttaatagaaaaaaacataaattaaattgcattagatatattaaaataggtataaagtataatatggtctaatagatataattttatgtcaatattttcaaattgtacgTTGAGGTTAAAATTGGTCAATTTGTAAAAAGGTCAAATGGTTATCAAAATTGTTTCGAATATATGAAGCACAGTTATAAGATGaacgtaataattttacatGAGTAAACATAACTATAGAATATtggaatatacaattaaatgtaaacttgtaaatttaatcaaaacggTTTTCACAGGtctattgaattaattaatttaacctcattaataataatttattgttataaaatcacGACTATTtcgttttgataaattataatcaaattcagtaaatgttttttttaacttaagagTTAAGACGTTAAAAATACTGTGTAACACGATTCCTGTTACACAAACATTGAAtacttattaagtacctatcagattcagatatatttatattttataaactattccAAATTCTAAACAAATTTACCCTGGAAATGTTAATGGTTTTTGACTTTTGCATTCAATATTGTcatgataaaattgatttattgatctcaaaataaattacaagtttggtgtttttaattaattaaatataattgacagttaacacgtcataatatagccatttaggtatattattatttatatattataatacctttctATTTACACTGATCGATCATATTATTTCGACGAGGAAAGTACAATGTCTTTTAACAAAGctgaatttacatatttttgttcgtgaaatatatctaatagtaattagtaattacttactTCAATAGACAATTcggtttatattttaactgcactcataataatatattatgcaatatgcaatatgcatattattattttgttcttttggtggtttttattatgaataaattgaaTGCGTGTCTTTTCGTTAATGTTtagtatctaaataatatattttagttgtaaatagttaattattaaaatgtattaaagttcTTATCTGAAAGTATAATGACGTTTATTTAACAAAGATACAGCGAAGACACCAAACTTCGGGAATCAATAAcgaacattaataattttaggatataaatatgtacaattgaATAGTTTGGTGGTGGGGgtgaattttaaatgtctatatatatttaaatcgtcTATAAAGGTACCAACTATTATTCAGGcacacaaaatgtattttaaacgaTCGTAGAAATTACAATCTGTCATAATTTactgtatcattattatataggttcacGCTACACGTAAAAcgcatatttactttatatattaaagagtaaagaataaagattaggtatacattttgatCTGCAGATGTTATGTGAGTTGTGAGAATtcttaagttttattattttacgtaggtactcataactcgttccaaaattaaaatattataaaaaaaacagatacCTACGTGGGATTTGTACCAAATGTTCACCTCACCTGTTAAAAGTCACTTAAATAACAAGAAATATGGACGAATAAACTTTACTATTATGGACATGATGTCAAAATATCAGAAGCATTACGAAcgatattttcgaaaataaattTGGTAGGTATcattctaaatttttttcttatcacattaaacatttaatatacgaatttttattaaaaaatgttgacaacaaTTTATTACCCATATCCCCCGTTTCTCTCAATAACTTCAGCCCGTGACTGTGTAAAACACATGTCGTCCACTCttccaatttaaataatttataaattattataattattattatttattattaaaaatacgaaataaacaataaattgttggGGTCGACGAGAATTTGtaagataatataggtacgtataatataattctctCTGGTCCGTGGGAATGTAGTTGTACAACTTGccgaaaaatgttatcaagaaaaatatcgtcgtaaaaattattgattaaacttCGTTGACTCATTGTTGATGTGAGGTGAGAAAAAAACCGAATATTGCCCGTTACGACTCACCATGTTAGTGGTGGAGTCACGACAATCACAACAACATGACGATGGCGTACAAAAACCTGGTACGCGATGGAAATAGTTTAGCAGCCGTTATCGTTCGTCCGACCCAGTATTTggtgacaataattatattcgATTATAATTATCGTCGTTATGGTATATACTCGTACctctcaattattaatataataattattatgatacgcgTGTGTACATTGGTACATTGGTTTTGGTTTCTATTTCTCGGCAGCAGTGatggaattgaaaaaaaataaggatgGACTCTAAAAGTttagttgaataataaaattagtattacaATGGTATGTCATTAATTCAGGGCTCGGGACTTAAAGGATTTGCTTATTTTTTGGATTGACTTAACATGTAGTAGAGTACTATGGAAGTGTATGCCGTGTTACAACACGTtcaattatgaaatttgaaagTGCTTTTTTCAACGATTTCACCTACTTCATCatgtataagttttttttattaaatatttttgcttaaatttaagtttttgaaaTGCTTATTTGAGTGCTTATAATGATGTTTTAAGcacttattttaatgatttcaaGTGCTACAAGTCCCGAACCctggtaattatattttttgtaaagaaaatattgaaaacaaatgtaCCTAACTCTTTTTATCGGTTTTATTGGACTTGCCCCATATTGTTTTGAATGAATCAGAAGACAAAAATCAATAAGTACTCTTTTATTTGGAGTTACTGTCAAATTCTTTCTTATatgattggtatattataatgtgttcacAAAaacgatgtataataattattaattaataataggtatgtttttttagttatttaaataagttttaataaaatatatattttaatattaggttatctcaaatgtatttaatatttgtaaaaatacttagatttccattacagtgaccactgtacagcagatcaacatccacttacctgctttttttttgaaatgcaaataataagtattattatcagTTACCACTTCTATTCTATTTCCC
This portion of the Acyrthosiphon pisum isolate AL4f chromosome A1, pea_aphid_22Mar2018_4r6ur, whole genome shotgun sequence genome encodes:
- the LOC100572043 gene encoding uncharacterized protein LOC100572043 yields the protein MWPFNFIMITLLAVTEIKEEKNDDDVDVELIEDNIKIPEEVKSSKSPEATKPQLTQNVRKPQFLSNIHSSLGLIQNKSPKNQSLNVRYRPYSILQTSKKMVKIPPQKSMEIRSNITHNGQSPIQQRRVYAGFKQRIQVKKDLMTPEIKINTAQLSQSSNTNDS